One region of Octopus sinensis linkage group LG30, ASM634580v1, whole genome shotgun sequence genomic DNA includes:
- the LOC115226499 gene encoding zinc finger protein 239-like — protein sequence MEYILCEDYERQCKAIDFPDDIKKEKGKTPCQCDVCGKLFSDERLLHEHKLIHGRERSHHCDICGKSFSRRIHLTVHIRIHTGEKPYHCDVCGKSFSVGSTLTKHKRIHTGEKPFHCDICGKSFCGSSDLTQHKRFHTGEKPYQCDICSKSFSQSTHLTVHRRIHTGEKPYPCDVCGRSFAESSSLTVHKRIHTGEKPFHCDVCDKAFSVSGDLTQHKRFHTGEKPYQCDICRKLFSHSTQLTVHRRIHTGEKPYQCNICGKSFAESSPLTVHKRIHTGEKPFHCEVCGKSFSRSGDLSSHKRIHTGKKPSSL from the coding sequence ATGGAGTATATATTATGTGAGGACTATGAAAGACAATGTAAAGCTattgattttcctgatgatataaagaaagagaaaggaaaaacaccatgtcagtgtgatgtctgtggtaaattattctctgatGAGCGGCTTCTCCATGAACACAAACTTATCCACGGAAGAGAGAGgtcacatcactgtgatatctgtggcaaatcattctctcgaaggaTTCATTTGACTGTTCatatacgtattcacacaggagagaaaccatatcactgtgatgtctgtggaaaatCTTTCTCAGTAGGGAGTAccctaactaaacacaaacgcattcatacaggggagaaaccatttcactgtgacatctgtggtaaatcgttctgtGGGAGTAGTGACTTGACTCAACATAAACGctttcatactggtgaaaaaccatatcagtgtgatatctgtagtaaatcattctcacaaagtACTCACTTGACTGtacacagacgtattcacactGGGGAAAAGCCATATCCCTGCGATGTCTGTGGTAGATCATTCGCTGAAAGTAGTTCATTAACTGTTCATaagcgcattcatacaggtgagaaaccctttcactgtgatgtctgtgataaAGCATTCTCTGTAAGTGGTGacttaactcaacacaaacgcTTTCATAccggtgaaaaaccatatcagtgtgatatctgtaggAAATTATTCTCACACAGTACCCAATTGACTGtacacagacgtattcacactggggaaaagccatatcagtgtaacatctgtggtaaatcctttgcTGAAAGTAGCCCCTTAACTGTtcataagcgtattcatacaggtgagaaaccatttcactgtgaggtgtgtggtaaatcattttctcgaagtgGTGATTTAtctagtcacaaacgtattcatacaggaaagaAACCTTCAtctctgtga